From Agrobacterium tumefaciens, a single genomic window includes:
- a CDS encoding MFS transporter, producing MPDGFDRQAYMIALLVFVAGGTNATIVPLIGFYIIQVLGHPPATVGLYSVVAMIASIAASRFYGERVDAGIRIRPLLLVSITGAMLAAVAAIFGHLLLLVAVTAPSMGLANAATTLVFSYGRYHGRLKALDAGAYNAFLRMMVSLAWMLFPAIAYLIVDVAGAKAVFINAIVMATIWGGLALAFIPHDQTCPMDRQNDADDGGGRNMPLLLAAAANLCMSFAHSLCASALPIFLVREVGLPDYAPGLSLSVKCAMEVLLILLAPRIMRLVSVRVILAGAGVVAIIAFNVIASVQTLPAMIFGAAMEGAYYGLFAGTSLTFIQGFARGRMARATALYMNSIFLASLFAVPLMGIIAQYASFGVAIRLASLGAASALLMLFLTRRQTST from the coding sequence ATGCCTGACGGCTTTGATCGTCAGGCCTACATGATTGCGTTGCTGGTCTTTGTTGCTGGCGGCACAAACGCGACTATCGTTCCTCTCATCGGTTTCTATATTATTCAGGTGCTCGGGCATCCTCCCGCGACAGTTGGTCTCTACAGCGTTGTGGCAATGATCGCGTCGATCGCCGCCAGCCGTTTTTACGGTGAGCGGGTGGATGCCGGTATCAGAATACGCCCGCTTCTACTTGTCTCCATTACCGGCGCGATGCTTGCGGCTGTTGCTGCGATCTTCGGGCACCTTTTGCTTCTTGTCGCTGTCACGGCGCCTTCTATGGGACTTGCCAATGCCGCGACGACGCTCGTGTTTAGCTATGGTCGCTATCACGGCCGGCTCAAAGCTCTTGATGCAGGCGCTTACAACGCCTTCTTGCGGATGATGGTGTCGCTGGCCTGGATGCTGTTTCCGGCCATCGCTTATCTGATCGTCGACGTTGCAGGTGCGAAAGCCGTGTTCATCAATGCCATCGTCATGGCGACGATCTGGGGCGGACTGGCGCTGGCGTTCATTCCACACGATCAGACCTGTCCAATGGACCGGCAAAACGATGCCGATGACGGCGGTGGCCGAAACATGCCGTTGCTTCTGGCTGCGGCGGCGAACTTGTGCATGTCCTTTGCCCATTCTCTTTGCGCTTCTGCCTTGCCAATCTTCCTGGTGCGCGAGGTCGGGCTCCCGGACTACGCGCCTGGCTTGTCTCTCAGTGTGAAGTGCGCGATGGAGGTTTTGCTTATTCTGCTGGCGCCAAGGATCATGCGCTTGGTAAGCGTTCGCGTCATACTCGCTGGTGCCGGTGTCGTGGCAATCATTGCATTTAACGTCATTGCCTCAGTACAGACATTGCCGGCAATGATATTTGGCGCGGCCATGGAGGGTGCCTATTACGGTCTTTTCGCAGGTACGTCTCTGACGTTCATTCAGGGATTTGCGCGTGGTCGAATGGCGCGGGCAACGGCGCTCTATATGAACTCGATTTTTTTGGCAAGCCTTTTCGCAGTGCCCCTGATGGGGATCATTGCACAATATGCAAGCTTCGGCGTCGCAATCCGACTTGCTTCTTTGGGCGCTGCTTCGGCTCTGCTCATGCTTTTCCTGACCAGACGTCAGACGAGCACCTAG
- a CDS encoding creatininase family protein produces MPNSYTQYHDENVTDRHLPATSAISVLPLGAHEQHGPHLPFETDTLIAEGIVARLKANLPLNFPASFLPVEPVGYSVEHMDVPGTKTLRYDEAVERWLTIVKSEYDKGVRKFVMLNAHGGNSPLMTIVATEARVRFGMLAVATSWTRFGVPPDTITPEDKAFDIHGGDIETSVMLALHPDKVDMSKARAFASRQADFSRDFKHLRAYGPHAFGWMMRDLNDDGVAGNAAAATAQKGESLISHAVGGLTALLEDVHAFDITLFHNRI; encoded by the coding sequence ATGCCAAACTCATACACGCAATATCACGACGAAAACGTAACAGACCGGCATCTTCCCGCAACATCAGCGATATCAGTTCTTCCACTCGGCGCGCACGAGCAGCACGGTCCGCATCTGCCGTTTGAAACAGACACCCTGATTGCAGAAGGTATTGTTGCGCGCCTGAAAGCAAACTTGCCCCTAAATTTCCCGGCCTCGTTTCTGCCGGTGGAACCGGTGGGCTATTCCGTGGAACACATGGACGTTCCGGGTACAAAAACACTGCGTTATGACGAGGCAGTCGAGCGCTGGCTCACGATTGTCAAATCGGAATACGACAAGGGTGTTCGCAAGTTCGTCATGCTGAATGCCCATGGTGGTAACTCGCCGCTCATGACCATCGTGGCGACAGAAGCTCGTGTGCGTTTCGGCATGTTGGCCGTGGCAACAAGCTGGACGCGCTTCGGTGTGCCGCCAGATACCATCACACCTGAAGACAAGGCGTTCGACATTCATGGTGGCGACATCGAAACCTCCGTAATGCTGGCGCTCCACCCCGACAAAGTGGACATGTCGAAGGCCCGCGCCTTCGCATCTCGCCAGGCTGACTTTTCGAGAGATTTCAAGCATCTTCGCGCCTACGGGCCGCACGCGTTTGGCTGGATGATGCGGGACCTGAACGACGACGGCGTTGCGGGAAACGCCGCAGCAGCCACCGCACAAAAAGGGGAAAGCCTGATTTCCCATGCTGTCGGAGGACTTACCGCGCTCCTCGAAGACGTCCACGCTTTTGATATAACGTTATTTCATAACAGGATTTGA
- a CDS encoding MarR family transcriptional regulator, whose protein sequence is MSKDKSGQKDKSAKKDKGSKKSRDGKKKDEHFNPEELAQSITQAARSMRTALSHSLSESGLYAGQDGVILALAQEGSLTPGQIAQKLGVKAPTMTRTIGRMEAQGFVERSGDDGDGRVTLVKLTENGLKSVEHINASIALCGAKAVEGLSGKEIKAIVKLMRTIDANLQTADEAKSRD, encoded by the coding sequence ATGAGCAAGGACAAAAGCGGCCAGAAAGACAAGAGCGCCAAGAAGGACAAGGGCAGCAAAAAGTCTCGTGATGGCAAAAAGAAAGACGAACACTTCAATCCGGAAGAACTCGCGCAATCCATTACGCAAGCGGCGCGCTCCATGCGCACGGCATTGAGCCATAGCCTTTCCGAAAGCGGGCTCTATGCGGGACAGGACGGCGTGATTCTCGCGCTTGCTCAGGAAGGGAGCCTAACTCCGGGACAGATTGCGCAGAAGCTTGGCGTGAAGGCTCCGACCATGACACGTACGATTGGCCGCATGGAGGCGCAGGGCTTTGTCGAGCGCAGTGGCGACGACGGTGACGGCCGCGTAACTTTGGTGAAGCTGACGGAAAACGGCCTGAAAAGCGTGGAGCATATCAACGCGTCCATTGCGTTGTGTGGTGCAAAGGCAGTCGAGGGGCTTTCTGGCAAGGAAATTAAAGCCATCGTCAAGCTCATGCGGACAATCGATGCCAATCTCCAGACCGCTGACGAAGCAAAGTCTCGCGATTGA
- a CDS encoding TRAP transporter large permease subunit yields the protein MIDLIAHNLPLVMFSSVMLMLLLGYPVAFTLAAGGLIYFALGVELSWISPEIRLFWPLLQSHPERIYGIMYNDTLLSIPFFTFMGIILERSRMAEDLLDTIGQLFGPIRGGLAYAVILVGALLGATTGVVAASVMAMGLISLPIMMRYGYNRPLVAGTIAASGTLAQIVPPSLVLIVMADQLGRSVGDMYVGALYPALLIVATYCAYIFAISIFKPALVPALPPEARTLGNGVTSLLVMIAISVALYFLGMHVLFAGIASPEWQLVAALAFAVIAVYLVALFNASTNVKLISRLAEQVIIVLVPPLALIFLVLGTIFLGIATPTEGGAMGATGALLLALAKGRLSIATIKNALDATTKLSAFVMMILIGARVFGLTFYGINGNVWIEELLLALPGGEYGFLIVVTIIIFILGCFLDFFEIAFIMVPLLAPVAEKLGIDLVWFGIILGINLQTSFLTPPFGFSLFFLRSIAPNSNWVDKVTGRTMPGVKTMEIYKGVFPYIVIQFVMILVVIAFPGLVMVYKSGHPTVNPDDVKIEIPGGPGGLSLPPLGGGSSPQAPQMGLPPLNLGGPSGGQPAPSAPPALGLPPLNLGGPQPSPAVPAQPQQPVQNPQTDLSQPPKIGP from the coding sequence ATGATTGACCTTATTGCACACAATCTTCCGCTCGTGATGTTCAGCAGCGTGATGCTCATGCTGCTGCTGGGCTACCCCGTTGCCTTCACGCTGGCCGCAGGCGGTCTCATCTATTTTGCTTTGGGCGTGGAACTGTCGTGGATTTCACCGGAAATCAGGCTTTTCTGGCCGCTTCTACAATCGCATCCAGAACGCATCTACGGGATCATGTATAACGACACACTGCTGTCGATCCCGTTCTTTACCTTCATGGGTATCATCCTGGAACGGTCGCGCATGGCCGAAGACCTTCTGGATACCATCGGACAGCTGTTCGGCCCAATTCGTGGCGGCCTTGCCTATGCGGTCATTCTTGTCGGCGCTTTGCTCGGCGCCACAACTGGTGTCGTCGCAGCGTCCGTCATGGCAATGGGCCTGATATCTTTGCCAATCATGATGCGTTACGGCTATAATCGTCCACTCGTCGCTGGCACGATTGCGGCTTCGGGAACTCTGGCGCAGATCGTTCCTCCATCGCTGGTGCTCATCGTCATGGCTGACCAGCTCGGCCGTTCTGTTGGCGACATGTATGTCGGCGCACTTTACCCCGCCCTTTTGATCGTGGCGACCTATTGCGCTTACATCTTCGCCATCTCGATCTTCAAACCCGCGCTTGTTCCTGCACTTCCACCTGAAGCGCGGACACTCGGCAATGGTGTCACTTCCCTTCTGGTGATGATCGCGATTTCGGTCGCACTTTATTTCCTCGGCATGCACGTGTTGTTCGCCGGCATCGCCAGCCCGGAATGGCAACTTGTGGCAGCCCTCGCCTTTGCGGTGATTGCCGTCTACCTTGTCGCACTTTTCAACGCCTCAACAAATGTCAAACTGATCTCGCGCCTCGCCGAGCAGGTCATCATTGTTCTCGTACCACCGCTGGCACTGATTTTTCTGGTGCTTGGAACGATCTTCCTGGGCATTGCTACCCCGACTGAAGGTGGAGCTATGGGTGCGACTGGCGCGTTGCTCCTTGCTCTTGCTAAGGGCCGCCTTTCCATTGCGACGATCAAGAACGCTTTGGATGCCACGACGAAGCTTTCTGCCTTCGTCATGATGATCCTCATCGGTGCCCGCGTCTTTGGCCTGACTTTTTACGGCATCAACGGAAACGTCTGGATTGAAGAACTGCTTCTTGCCCTGCCAGGCGGAGAGTATGGCTTCCTGATTGTCGTCACGATCATCATTTTCATCCTCGGTTGCTTCCTGGACTTCTTCGAAATTGCCTTCATCATGGTGCCGCTGCTGGCGCCCGTGGCGGAAAAGCTTGGCATTGACCTTGTCTGGTTCGGGATCATTCTCGGCATCAACCTGCAAACCTCGTTCTTGACACCTCCATTCGGCTTCTCGCTATTCTTCCTTCGCTCCATCGCCCCAAATTCCAACTGGGTCGACAAGGTGACTGGTCGAACCATGCCAGGCGTCAAGACGATGGAGATATACAAGGGCGTTTTCCCTTACATCGTCATCCAGTTCGTAATGATCCTGGTCGTCATCGCATTTCCGGGCCTGGTCATGGTCTACAAGAGTGGCCACCCAACGGTAAATCCTGACGATGTCAAAATCGAAATCCCGGGTGGACCGGGCGGACTGAGCCTCCCGCCGCTGGGTGGTGGATCATCGCCGCAGGCGCCGCAAATGGGACTTCCGCCACTTAACCTTGGCGGCCCTTCGGGCGGCCAGCCGGCACCGTCTGCACCACCAGCTCTCGGCTTGCCGCCGCTCAACCTTGGCGGACCGCAGCCGAGCCCGGCTGTGCCCGCACAGCCGCAACAACCGGTACAGAACCCGCAAACGGATCTTAGCCAGCCGCCGAAGATCGGACCGTAA
- a CDS encoding gamma-glutamyl-gamma-aminobutyrate hydrolase family protein, protein MSKPIIAVPADIRHFTGADWHAAQNQYVSAALKVAGVMSFIIPAFEDGNDVDAILDRVDGLLVSGSATNVHPSLYGKDATEGDGPFDPARDATSLPLIQRAIERGIPMLAICRGIQELNVALGGTLASEIQEQPGVWDHRKPEHEDRDVSFAIRQPVHVREGSCIAQHLGMSGEIQINSLHRQAIAETAPRLQVEATAEDGTIEAVSVIDARGFAVGVQWHPEYWAETDAPSRALFEAFGKAVRTYQASKA, encoded by the coding sequence ATGTCGAAACCCATTATCGCTGTTCCTGCCGATATCCGACACTTCACCGGAGCCGACTGGCATGCGGCGCAGAACCAGTACGTCTCTGCCGCACTCAAGGTGGCAGGCGTCATGTCTTTCATCATTCCGGCCTTCGAGGACGGCAACGATGTCGACGCCATTCTCGATCGCGTCGACGGATTGCTGGTTTCGGGTTCGGCCACCAACGTTCATCCGTCGCTTTACGGCAAGGATGCAACGGAGGGTGATGGTCCGTTCGATCCGGCCCGCGATGCTACCAGTCTGCCGCTTATCCAGCGCGCTATCGAACGCGGCATACCAATGCTCGCCATCTGTCGCGGAATACAGGAATTGAACGTCGCACTCGGTGGCACGCTTGCCTCAGAGATCCAGGAACAGCCTGGCGTCTGGGATCACCGCAAACCTGAGCACGAAGATCGCGATGTTTCTTTCGCCATCCGCCAGCCTGTTCATGTTCGTGAGGGCTCCTGCATCGCGCAGCATCTCGGCATGTCGGGTGAAATCCAGATCAACTCACTGCATCGCCAGGCAATCGCTGAGACCGCACCGCGCCTGCAGGTGGAAGCAACGGCAGAGGACGGCACTATCGAGGCCGTTTCCGTTATCGATGCGCGAGGCTTTGCTGTTGGCGTGCAGTGGCATCCGGAATATTGGGCTGAAACTGACGCCCCGTCTCGTGCGCTGTTCGAGGCATTTGGCAAGGCGGTACGCACGTACCAGGCCAGCAAGGCCTGA
- a CDS encoding WD40 repeat domain-containing protein encodes MPTVAPLDIEGHVVSTHFLGDIPLFATAAGTIHRLDGGEKVTEAHQGLLTCIRDPYSATLLSGGEDGRVLRIGHDGSLSELANVPRKWISVIAGGPQKAVAYGVGKSSFVRLSDGTVKEFKEERTVEAIAFAPKGMRIAVARYNGVTLHWVATAGDPVDLEWKGAHTGVTFSPDGKFLVTTMQENALHGWKMEATKGGMEARHMRMTGYPSKVKSVSWSPKGKWLASSGAPAAIVWPFSGKDGPMGKAPLELGTRANIMVTTVAFHPAEEVLAIGFIDGMILGVRVADGKEALLRRPGKGAITSMDWSATGKLLSFASEAGDCGVIDISA; translated from the coding sequence ATGCCGACTGTTGCCCCGCTTGATATCGAAGGCCATGTGGTCTCGACCCATTTTCTCGGCGACATTCCTCTCTTCGCCACCGCTGCAGGGACCATCCACCGGTTGGATGGCGGCGAAAAGGTTACGGAGGCACATCAGGGTCTTCTGACATGCATTCGCGATCCCTACAGTGCCACCCTGCTTTCAGGCGGTGAAGATGGACGCGTTCTGCGTATCGGCCACGACGGTTCCCTCAGTGAATTGGCAAATGTTCCGCGCAAGTGGATCAGCGTGATCGCTGGCGGTCCCCAGAAAGCGGTCGCATATGGTGTCGGAAAGTCGAGTTTCGTACGTCTGTCGGATGGTACGGTCAAAGAATTCAAGGAAGAGCGCACTGTCGAAGCCATAGCCTTCGCCCCGAAGGGGATGCGCATTGCCGTTGCTCGGTATAATGGCGTGACACTACACTGGGTGGCAACGGCAGGAGACCCCGTTGATCTCGAGTGGAAGGGTGCGCATACCGGCGTGACTTTCTCTCCGGATGGAAAATTTCTCGTCACCACTATGCAGGAAAATGCCCTGCATGGCTGGAAGATGGAAGCCACCAAGGGCGGCATGGAAGCTCGCCACATGCGCATGACCGGTTACCCTTCAAAGGTCAAATCGGTGTCCTGGTCGCCAAAGGGTAAGTGGCTTGCCTCATCAGGTGCGCCAGCCGCAATCGTCTGGCCCTTTTCCGGCAAAGACGGTCCGATGGGCAAAGCACCTCTGGAACTCGGCACGCGCGCCAACATCATGGTCACCACGGTCGCCTTTCACCCGGCGGAAGAAGTGCTCGCCATCGGGTTTATCGATGGCATGATCCTTGGCGTACGTGTTGCTGACGGCAAGGAAGCGCTGCTTCGTCGCCCAGGCAAGGGGGCGATCACCTCGATGGACTGGAGCGCCACAGGCAAGCTTCTTTCCTTCGCCTCTGAAGCTGGTGACTGCGGTGTCATCGATATTTCGGCGTAA
- a CDS encoding TRAP transporter substrate-binding protein — MDRRSFIKKGALAGAATALAAPAIAQQNTKITWRLTSSFPKSLDTIYGGAEDIAKHVAAATDGNFTIQTFAAGEIVPGLQAADAVSSGTVEMCHTCSYYYVGKDPTFAIGTAIPFGLNARLTNSWFYEGNGNKLLNEFYAKHNLYGMISGNTGAQMGGWFRKEINTVDDFKGVKMRIAGLAGKVVEKLGVVPQQIAGGDIYPALEKGTIDAAEWVGPYDDYKLGFYKVAKYYYYPAFWEGGPVIHSFVNLDKWNSLPKNYQTVLQDACAFANTNMMAKYDAKNPIAVKQLVGEGAVLRPFSQEILEACYKAAQEVYANISSSNADFKKIYEDQVAFKREGYLWMQLSEYTFDTFMMIQQRNGKL; from the coding sequence ATGGATCGCCGTTCCTTTATTAAAAAAGGTGCGCTTGCAGGAGCCGCGACGGCTCTGGCCGCGCCCGCAATTGCACAGCAGAATACCAAGATCACCTGGCGTTTGACGTCGTCGTTTCCAAAGTCGCTCGACACGATCTATGGCGGCGCAGAAGACATCGCGAAACATGTTGCTGCGGCAACGGACGGCAATTTCACGATCCAGACCTTTGCTGCAGGTGAGATCGTCCCCGGTTTGCAGGCTGCGGATGCGGTGTCATCCGGCACGGTGGAAATGTGCCATACCTGCTCATACTATTACGTCGGCAAGGACCCGACTTTCGCGATCGGTACGGCAATTCCGTTTGGTCTGAATGCCCGCCTGACGAACTCCTGGTTCTACGAAGGCAACGGCAACAAGCTCCTCAACGAGTTTTACGCCAAGCACAATCTCTACGGTATGATTTCCGGCAACACCGGCGCACAGATGGGTGGCTGGTTCCGAAAGGAAATCAATACGGTCGATGACTTCAAGGGCGTCAAGATGCGCATTGCTGGCCTGGCCGGCAAGGTGGTGGAAAAGCTCGGCGTCGTGCCACAGCAAATCGCTGGCGGTGATATCTATCCGGCGCTGGAAAAGGGCACGATCGATGCCGCCGAGTGGGTTGGTCCCTATGACGACTACAAGCTCGGTTTCTACAAGGTCGCGAAGTACTACTATTATCCTGCCTTCTGGGAGGGCGGCCCGGTCATTCATTCCTTCGTCAATCTCGACAAGTGGAACAGCCTGCCGAAGAACTACCAGACGGTGCTGCAGGATGCATGTGCCTTTGCCAACACCAATATGATGGCGAAATACGACGCCAAGAACCCGATTGCGGTCAAGCAACTCGTGGGCGAGGGTGCGGTTCTAAGACCATTCAGCCAGGAAATCCTCGAGGCCTGCTACAAGGCTGCACAGGAGGTCTATGCCAACATCTCGTCCTCCAATGCGGACTTCAAGAAAATCTACGAGGATCAGGTGGCCTTCAAGCGAGAGGGTTACCTCTGGATGCAGCTGTCGGAATATACGTTCGATACGTTCATGATGATCCAGCAGCGTAACGGCAAGCTTTGA
- a CDS encoding 2-hydroxyacid dehydrogenase encodes MSEKKAVVLVPGKINPRVLERLNGNVEIIAVPAGADPVLPEGAADRVNAVAVSGVVNAKWIDALPKLEIIANFGVGYDGVDAKHAAKRGIVVTNTPDVLNDEVADTTIALLINTVRRLYQAETWLRDGKWVGEGPFALSPFSLRGRKVGLFGMGRIGQEIAKRLEPFKVEIGYHTRSKRDGLSYTYYGSLKEMAETVDILICIVPGTPETHKAINADILKALGPQGVFVNVGRGSSVDEDALLKALQDGTLGAAGLDVFYAEPKVPDAFLSLPNVSLLPHVASASIPTRNAMADLVVDNILGWFKDGKVLTPVPETPVKA; translated from the coding sequence ATGTCAGAAAAGAAGGCCGTCGTTCTCGTTCCGGGCAAGATCAATCCGCGCGTTCTTGAGCGCCTCAACGGCAATGTCGAGATTATTGCCGTGCCTGCGGGGGCTGATCCGGTGTTGCCGGAGGGTGCGGCCGACCGCGTGAACGCAGTTGCGGTTTCGGGTGTGGTCAATGCAAAATGGATCGATGCTCTGCCGAAGCTTGAGATCATCGCCAATTTCGGGGTCGGTTACGATGGCGTTGACGCCAAACACGCGGCCAAGCGAGGCATTGTTGTAACCAACACACCCGATGTGTTGAACGATGAGGTAGCGGATACGACGATTGCGCTGCTGATCAATACTGTGCGTCGTCTCTACCAGGCTGAAACATGGCTGCGCGATGGAAAGTGGGTTGGTGAGGGGCCATTTGCGCTGTCACCTTTCTCGCTGAGAGGCCGCAAGGTTGGTTTGTTTGGCATGGGGCGCATCGGTCAGGAAATCGCCAAGCGCCTTGAGCCCTTCAAGGTGGAGATCGGGTATCACACACGCAGCAAACGTGATGGCCTTTCCTACACCTATTATGGTTCGCTGAAGGAAATGGCCGAAACGGTCGATATTCTGATCTGCATCGTGCCGGGCACGCCTGAAACCCATAAGGCAATCAATGCCGATATTCTGAAGGCTCTCGGCCCACAGGGTGTCTTCGTGAACGTTGGACGCGGCTCCAGCGTCGATGAGGATGCGCTGTTGAAGGCGTTGCAGGACGGGACGCTTGGTGCTGCAGGTCTGGATGTGTTTTACGCAGAGCCAAAGGTGCCGGACGCATTCCTGTCGCTGCCGAATGTTTCACTTCTGCCACATGTTGCTTCGGCATCGATACCAACGCGCAACGCAATGGCCGATCTTGTGGTCGACAACATTCTCGGCTGGTTCAAGGATGGCAAAGTGCTGACGCCGGTGCCGGAAACGCCTGTCAAAGCCTGA
- a CDS encoding GTP-binding protein: protein MTETATAKPIPVTVLTGYLGAGKTTLLNRILSENHGKKYAVIVNEFGEIGIDNDLIVESDEEIYEMNNGCVCCTVRGDLIRVVEGLMRRPGRFDGIIVETTGLADPVPVAQTFFMDDDVRAKTELDAVVALVDAKHLPLRLKDSREAEDQIAFADVVVINKTDLVTPEEIARIEDIVRAINPSARIYKTTRSGVDLARVLNQGAFNLERALENDPHFLEHGHDDHVCGPDCDHHHDHDHDHHHHDHGHDHGHDHHHHHHGAVSPIHDVTVQSISLRGGEMNPERFFPWIQKVTQTDGPNILRLKGIIAFKGDAERYVVQGVHMIIEGDHQRPWKESEKRETRLVFIGRNLDREKLEKSFRACEVTA from the coding sequence ATGACCGAAACAGCAACAGCCAAGCCCATTCCAGTTACAGTGCTGACGGGATATCTCGGCGCAGGCAAGACGACACTTCTCAACCGCATCCTCTCCGAAAACCACGGAAAGAAATATGCTGTTATCGTCAATGAGTTCGGCGAGATCGGCATCGACAACGACCTGATCGTTGAGTCCGATGAAGAAATTTATGAAATGAACAACGGTTGCGTCTGCTGCACGGTTCGTGGCGACTTGATCCGTGTTGTAGAGGGCCTGATGCGCCGTCCCGGCCGTTTTGACGGCATCATCGTGGAAACAACCGGGCTTGCCGATCCGGTTCCCGTTGCGCAGACCTTCTTCATGGATGACGATGTGCGGGCCAAGACAGAACTGGACGCTGTTGTCGCGCTGGTGGACGCAAAGCACTTGCCACTGCGTCTGAAGGATAGTCGCGAAGCAGAGGATCAGATTGCCTTTGCCGACGTGGTTGTCATCAACAAGACCGACCTCGTGACGCCAGAAGAGATTGCTCGCATCGAGGATATCGTGCGCGCCATCAATCCGTCAGCCCGCATTTACAAGACCACGCGCTCCGGCGTTGATCTTGCCCGCGTTCTGAACCAGGGCGCCTTTAATCTGGAACGTGCGCTCGAAAACGACCCGCATTTCCTCGAACATGGCCATGACGATCATGTCTGCGGTCCGGACTGCGACCATCATCACGATCACGACCATGATCATCACCATCATGACCACGGTCACGATCATGGGCATGATCACCACCATCATCACCATGGTGCGGTCTCGCCAATCCATGACGTCACGGTGCAGTCCATCTCGCTGCGAGGCGGCGAGATGAATCCAGAACGCTTTTTCCCCTGGATTCAAAAAGTGACCCAAACCGATGGTCCGAACATCCTGCGCCTGAAGGGCATTATTGCTTTCAAGGGTGATGCCGAACGCTACGTCGTGCAGGGTGTTCATATGATCATCGAAGGTGACCATCAGCGCCCATGGAAGGAAAGCGAAAAGCGTGAGACGCGGCTTGTCTTCATTGGACGTAATCTCGATCGCGAAAAGCTGGAAAAGAGCTTCCGCGCCTGCGAAGTGACGGCCTAA
- a CDS encoding LacI family transcriptional regulator has translation MAQKVKLSTIAESLGLSTATISLALRDSPLVASDTREKIKEQARALGYIYNRRAASLRTSRSGIVGVVFHDVMNPFYGEILKAIESELDRSRQTFILSNHYDSVEKQRTFIETLLQLGSDGIIMSPAIGTPIEDMTLAEENGMPAILVARSMEGVDMPTYRGDDSYGISLATNHLISLGHRVIAMVGGTDQTSTGRDRYQGYVNALRKAGIEVDPNLRIPGPRSKQGGFEAALNFLSLPQKPTAAVCWNDLVAIGLMNGISRAGLVPGVDVSVTGYDDLEEAAIATPALTTVSNGQAEVGRLAARALLDRLAGSHEPDGVHLIKPEMRIRQSTGPVRPRT, from the coding sequence GTGGCCCAAAAGGTCAAACTGTCGACGATTGCCGAAAGTCTAGGTCTTTCGACTGCAACCATTTCTCTTGCTCTCCGCGACAGTCCGCTGGTCGCCTCCGATACGCGGGAAAAGATCAAGGAGCAGGCGAGGGCGCTCGGATATATCTATAACCGGCGCGCCGCCAGCCTCCGGACATCGCGGTCCGGTATCGTCGGTGTCGTCTTCCATGATGTGATGAACCCGTTCTATGGCGAAATCCTGAAAGCCATCGAAAGCGAACTGGATCGCAGCCGCCAGACCTTCATTCTTTCCAACCATTACGACTCGGTCGAAAAGCAGCGGACATTCATTGAGACGCTGCTACAGCTTGGCTCTGACGGCATCATCATGTCGCCTGCTATTGGCACGCCAATCGAGGATATGACGCTGGCCGAGGAGAACGGCATGCCGGCCATCCTCGTCGCTCGTTCTATGGAAGGCGTGGACATGCCGACCTACCGCGGTGACGACAGCTACGGTATCTCGTTGGCCACCAACCACCTGATCAGCCTTGGCCATCGCGTTATAGCCATGGTGGGTGGTACCGATCAGACCTCCACCGGTCGCGATCGTTATCAGGGTTACGTCAATGCGTTGCGCAAGGCAGGCATAGAGGTCGATCCGAACCTTCGTATTCCGGGTCCGCGCTCCAAGCAGGGCGGGTTTGAGGCGGCGCTCAACTTTCTGTCCCTGCCGCAGAAGCCAACAGCTGCCGTTTGCTGGAACGATCTGGTCGCGATTGGTCTCATGAACGGTATTTCCCGTGCCGGACTTGTGCCCGGTGTCGACGTTTCGGTTACGGGGTACGACGACCTTGAGGAGGCGGCCATTGCGACGCCGGCATTGACCACCGTGTCCAACGGTCAGGCCGAAGTGGGACGCCTGGCAGCGCGTGCATTGCTCGACAGGCTGGCAGGCAGCCATGAACCCGATGGTGTCCATCTCATCAAGCCTGAGATGCGCATTCGTCAGTCCACAGGGCCGGTTCGCCCGCGCACGTGA